The following DNA comes from Sphingomonas flavescens.
GTTGAACACCAGCGACGTCTTGGTCGATCTGAAACAGCGCGAACTTGCGAGCCAAGGCCCCGCGCAAGGCGCGATGCGGCTAGGACAATTCCGTGCCAATCAGATCCGCGCCGACCTCGATGAGCGCAAGGTTGTGCTGGATGGTGGTGTCCGCTTGAAAATCGTGCAAGGCGCGGTCAGATGATGCGCGTGCGCTTCACTGGCATCATCCTTGCAACAGCGGCTTTTGCGGCGACAGCGGCAATCGCACAGGTGCGTCAGGAACAGCCGACGTCGGCCCTGAAGGGGCATAACAGCAATGCCCCCGTGGATGTCACCGCGGACCGGATCGAGGTGCAAGATCGCGCCGACCGGGCGATGTTCGTCGGCAACGTGCATGTGACGCAGGCCGAGCTTATGCTGGACACGCCTCGGTTGACGGTCGCCTACGCCGGCGGAACGGGCGGCGCGGGCGTCCAGATCAAGCGCCTGGATGCGGCCGGTGGCGTAACGATCAAGAGCCCGTCGGAAACGGCACGCGGCGACTTCGGCATTTACGATCTCGACCGCAAGCTGATCACTCTGCTCGGTAACGTTGAACTCATTCGTGATCAGAACCGCGTTAATGGCGCGCGCCTGACGATCGATCTCGACACGGGCCGCGCGGTCGTCGACGGCGGCCCCCCGGGTGTGAATGCGAGCGGCGGTCGCGTGACCGGCCATTTCACTGTCCCGCAGCGTCAGCAGCAATAAAGGTGAACGAGGCAGCGATCATTGAGCGGCCCGCGATCGATACGCGGCGCGCCAACGACGGCCTTGAAGTCCGCTCGATCGCCAAGTCCTACGACAAACGGGCGGTGCTGCACGACGTCAGCCTCGACGTCCACCGCGGCGAGGTGGTCGGCCTGCTCGGACCCAACGGCGCGGGCAAGACGACCTGCTTCTACTCCGTGATGGGTCTGGTGAAGCCCGACAGCGGCCGCATCTTTCTGGACGGCAACGATATCACCGAACTGCCGATGTATCGGCGCGCGATCCTCGGCCTCGGCTACTTGCCGCAGGAGACCTCGATCTTCCGCGGCATGTCGGTCGAGGGCAACATCATGGCGGTGCTAGAGGCTGCCGAGCCTGACCGTTCGGTGAGAGCGGCGAGGCTGGAGCAATTGCTGTCGGAGTTCGGCCTTACCGGCCTCCGCGAGTCGCCGGCCATGGCGCTGTCCGGCGGTGAACGCCGCCGCTGCGAGATCGCCCGGGCGCTCGCTGCGAACCCGTCGATCATGCTTCTCGACGAGCCGTTCGCAGGCATCGACCCGATCTCCATTTCGGACATCCGCGAGCTGGTCCGTGAGCTGAAGAGCCGGGAGATCGGCGTACTGATCACCGATCACAACGTCCGCGAGACGCTCGACATCGTCGACCGCGCCTGCATCATTTATGACGGGCAGGTCCTGTTTGCCGGAACGCCGGAAGCGTTGGTCGCGGACCAGGAAGTCCGCCGCCTATACCTCGGCGAAAGCTTCGCGCTGTAAGCTGACGCGATGGGCCTGGGCCCCTCTTTAAGCATAAGGCAATCGCAGCAGCTGGTCCTGACGCCACAGCTGCGTCAGGCAATCCAGCTGTTGCAGCTTAGCAACCTCGAGCTTGATGCATTTCTTGCGGAGGAGCTTTCGAAGAATCCGTTGCTTGAAGCGCAATCGGGCGACGGGGACGCGCAGCCAGCCGCGGATTATTCCGGAGAGGAACGAGACAATGACGACGCGCCGGACGATCCCGGTGCGGACAACCTCATCGCCGGGCAAGCCGACGACGACCGGCCGATGGACATGGACTGGCAGTCGGAGGCGCTGGAAATCGACAGTTTCAATGACGTCGTGACGTCAGGCAGCGCCGAGGAAGCATTTGACTTCGACCGGGTCGAATTCGCGGCATCGTCACTTGCGGAGCATCTGCAGATGCAGTTGCACGGGCACTCGGGGGATGTCGGAGACTTGGCGCGGATCCTCGCCGAGGCGCTGGAAGAGACCGGTTACTTGACCGTGCCGCTGGGCGAGATTGCGGAGCTTACTGATGCGCCATTGGCATCGGTCGAGCAGGCGTTGGTGTTGCTTCAGGGACTCGAACCCGCGGGCGTCGGTGCTCGATCCTTGGCCGAATGCCTGGCGCTGCAGGCAAAGGCCGCTGACCGCTACGATCCGGCAATGGCGCGGCTGATCGACAATCTGGATTTGCTTTCAAAGGGCCGCACCAGCGACCTCAAGCGAATTTGCGGCGTCGACGACGAAGACCTCGCCGACATGTTCCGTGAACTACGCGCTTACGATCCGAAACCAGGATGCCAGTTTTCCAGCGCTGCGGCCGAGGATGTGACGCCCGACGTTTTCGTCAAACCTCTTAAGGCCGGGTTTGCGGTCGAACTGAATCAAAGCACGCTGCCACGGCTGCTGGTCAATCGGCGCTACTACCAGGAACTCAAGTCCGGCCCACAGGACAAGACGTCGCGGGCCTGGCTCAGCGAATGCCTGCAAAGCGCCAACTGGCTGGTGAAGGCGCTCGACCAGCGGGCACGAACCATCGTCAAGGTCGTCAGCGAGATCGTCAAACGGCAGCAGGGCTTCTTCGAACGCGGCGTCGCGGCGATGAAGCCGATGACGCTGCGGGAGGTCGCCGAGGCGATCGGGATGCATGAATCGACGGTCAGCCGGGTGACCTCCAACAAGTATCTGCTGTGCGACAGGGGGCTTTACGAGCTGAAGTATTTCTTCGGGTCCGGGGTGGCTTCGACGGAGGGCGACGGGGCGGCGGCGGAGGCGGTGAAGGCGGGGATCAAGGAGTTGATCGAGGCCGAGACCGACATCCTCAGCGACGACGCCATCGCCGGCTTGCTCAAGCAGCGGGGCTTCGACGTCGCTCGGCGGACGGTGGTGAAGTACCGGGAGGCGATGGGCATCGGATCGTCGATCCAGCGGCGGCGGCAGCGGAAGATCGGCGGCTAGGCCTTCACTCTAGCCCAGATCGGCAGATGGTCGGAGGCCTTGCGCGCCGCGGGGCTCATGTGGACGCCGGCGGCTTCGATATCGAGGTTCTTGTCGACGATGATCCGGTCGAGCGCGGCGACCGGGTGGCGGGCATGGAAGCTGTTGCCGGTCGGGGCGATGTGAAATTCGTCGCACAGGTCGTTGAGGCACCCAGCGGCGGTGCGCCATTCGTTGGTGTCACCCATCAGCACCGTCGGCATCTTTTGGGGCCGGGCGGCGACGGCTTCCATGATCGCCCGCATCTGCCGTTTGCGCCACAGGCCGCTGAGGTCGAGGTGCATGCCGACGACCCGCAGCGGCCGCTCGTCGATCAGCAGCTCGGCGATGACCGCGCCGCGGGGTTCGAGCGTCGGCAATTCCAGCGCCACGGCGTCGAGCACGCCGATGTGCTGCTTCACCAGGATCGCATTGCCGTGCCACCCGAGATTGCGGGTGTTAAGCTTGAGCAGGCGGTCGCTGTGCTTGCGGACCTTGTCGAACATCCTTTTGTGTCGGACGCCGAGATGAACCGGTTTGTAGGTGCCGTGGCGGTCGATCAGCTCATGCGGCACCGCCGACCCGCGTCCGCCGACGCGTTTGTCGGCTTCCTGCAGGGCGACGATGTCGGCGTCGATCTCCTGCAGTACGTCGAGCACGCGCTTCGGATCGCGCCGCCGGTCGAGACCGACGGCTTTGCGCATATTGTAGCTGGCCAGGGTAATCGACGCGCCTGAGGTCACGGGAGCGCCAACAACGGCCATCGCAGAGTGTTCCTAAACGTCGAGATTGGCGACGTTCAGCGCATTGTCCTGAATAAACTCGCGGCGCGGCTCGACGACGTCGCCCATGAGACGCGTGAAGATCTCGTCGGCGACGTCAGCCTGGTCGATCGCGACGCGGAGCATCGAGCGGTTGAGCGGGTCGAGCGTGGTCTCCCACAGCTGTTCCGCGTTCATCTCACCGAGACCCTTGTAGCGCTGGATCGACAGGCCCTTGCGGCCCGCCGCGAGGATCGCGTCGAGTAGCTGCGACGGACGCGCCACCAGCGTTTCGCCCTTGCCGATGGTCAGCGCCGCTTCGTCGCCGTCCGTTTCTTCGGAAGTCTCGGACACCTCAGCCATTTCGCCGGAAGTGGCCTTGATCGAAACGAGCTTGCGGGCGCCGGCGTAGATTTCGGCCTGCTCAGCAGCCAGCGTGTGGAGCTTGCGGGCTTCGGCCGAGGCGATGAATGCCGCTTCAATGATGTGGTGGTCGGTCACGCCGCGCCACAGCCGTTCGAAGTGGAATCCGCCTTCGTCGGTCATCCGCGCGGTCCAGCGCGCTTCGGGATCGCCCTGGTCGAGACGGCGGGTAACTTCGGCCAAACGCTTCGTCCGCTCGGCAGCGTTGATCGCCGGATCGAGCGCGCCGCCCAGCGCAAGCGTTTCGACGATCACCGGATCGTAGCGGCGCGGCGCATAATGCATCAGCGTGCGCAGGCGGCGGGCATGGTCGACCAGCGCCAGCAAAGGCTGGCCCGAACCGATGCCGTCGAGCGAGGTCAGCTGGACGCCGCCACGAACGAGATAATCGTCGAGCGCGGCTTCGTCCTTGAGATATTCGACCGCCTTGCCGCGGGTCGCCTTGTAGAGCGGCGGCTGGGCAATCAGCAGGTGCCCCGCCTCCACGAGCTCCGGCATCTGCCGGTAGAAGAAGGTCAGCAGCAGGGTGCGGATGTGGGCGCCGTCGACGTCGGCGTCGGTCATGATGATGATCTTGTGATAGCGCAGCTTTTCGAGGTTGAATTCCTCGCGGCCGATGCCGGTGCCCATCGCCTGGATCAGCGAGATGATTTCCTTCGACGACAGCATGCGGTCGGTCCGCGCGCGCTCGACGTTGAGGATCTTGCCGCGGATCGGCAGGATCGCCTGAAACTCGCTGTTGCGGCCGGACTTCGCCGAGCCACCGGCGCTGTCGCCCTCGACGATGAACAGTTCTGACCGCGCCGGATCGCGTTCGCGGCAGTCGTGCAGCTTGCCGGGCAGGCCGGTCACGCCCATCACCGTCTTGCGGCTGGCGTCGCGGGCCTTGCGCGCCGCTTCGCGCGCCGCGGCGGCGTCGATGACCTTCTGGATGATGGCGCGGGCGTCGGCGGGATGTTCTTCCAGCCACTCGCTCATCTTGTCGCCCATCAAAGCTTCGAGCGGCTGGCGGACTTCCGAGCTGACCAGCTTGTCCTTGGTCTGCGAGCTGAACTTGGGATCGGGCAGCTTGACTGACACGATGGCCGTCAGGCCCTCGCGCATGTCGTCGCCCGTCAGGCTGACCTTTTCCTTTTTCAGCATGCCGGACTTGTCGGCATAGGCATTGAGGGTGCGGGTCAGCGCGGCGCGGAAGGCGGCGAGGTGGGTGCCGCCGTCGCGCTGCGGGATGTTGTTCGTGAACGGCAGGACGTTCTCGTAATAGGAATCGTTCCATTCGAGGGCGACGTCGATGCCGATGCCGTCGCGGACCGCGGAAATGGCGATCGGCTCCGGGAAGAGCGGGTTCTTCGCGCGATCGAGATATTTCACGAAGGCCGCGATGCCGCCCTCGTAGTATAGCTCATGCTCGACCCGTTCTTCGTGCCGGGCATCGGCAAGGATCATGCGGACGCCCGAGTTGAGGAAGGCGAGCTCCCGGTAGCGGTGCTCGAGCCGTTCGAAGTCGAACTCCGTGATCTTGAAGGTTTCGGGGCTGGGCAGGAAGGTAACGCGGGTGCCCTTCTTCCCCTCGGGCGCCTTCCCGACGACCTTGAGCGGCGCAACCGCGTCACCGTGGCGGAACTGCATGTAATGCTCCTCGCCATCACGCCAGATGGTGAGATCCAGATATTCGGACAGCGCGTTGACGACGCTGACGCCGACGCCGTGGAGGCCGCCCGACACCTTGTAGGCATTGTCGTCGGACGTGTTCTCGAACTTCCCGCCGGCGTGGAGCTGGGTCATGATAACCTCGGCCGCCGAGACGCCCTCTTCGGGGTGGATGCCGGTGGGGATACCGCGGCCATTGTCCTCGACCGTGACCGATCCGTCGGGGTTGAGCTGGATCAGGATGCGGTCGCAGTGACCGGCCAGCGCCTCGTCGATCGCATTGTCCGAAACCTCGAACACCATGTGGTGGAGGCCGGAGCCGTCGTCGGTATCGCCGATGTACATGCCGGGCCGCTTGCGGACGGCGTCGAGGCCCTTGAGCACCTTGATGCTCTCGGCGCCGTAGGAATTCTGATTGGGGTCGGTTGCCATAGTCCAGATATAGGGATTTATCCTCGGAAGTCACGCGTGTGCGCGTGTGCGCGCGCGCGGGAGTCGCGGAGGATGATTCCCATGGCCACAGACAGCAGATTGTCACCCTGATTGGTTGAAACCGGGGGGTCCTCCACTTCCTCCACTTCGTTACCCTGGACGGCATGGCTGCCGAGGGCGAATGCGCCGGTCAGGGTGACAAATGCCGGCGGATTGAGGCTCCGGCGAGGGTAACAGCTTGTACCCGGAGTTGAAGACGACGCGCCGCTCATCAGCCGGTGAGTGGCACGAAAAGCCTAGTGTAGGACAGCATTTCGCGTTGGCGGATTAATGTCTGCCTTGGGTGGAAAGCAGCGATTTTTAGGGATGCTTGCGACCAATAATGTCAGTCGTCGTGCGATGCGTGACCGACGTCACCAAATGCATCTTACGTCCGTCCCAGCAGCCCCACCGCGTTTTTTTCCACTGCGGCGGGCAATGAACCGACTTCCAATCGAAACACGATATTCCGTGATTTGACAAAACGCATGTGGGTTGAGTGACGGCAGCTGCAGCGATCAGTAGCAACATTACGCTCTCCCAACTCAGTCCAGCGTATCACGGCGCGTTATGTCTGCAATGGGTGGAAAGCGGACATTGGCGACCGCCCATCTGCGGCGGATCGATCCGAGCCTTAGGGCGCTGCCCGCTCGCTCGCTCGTGGATTGCCTCGAGCCAACTCAATGCCGTTTAGGAAGAGGCTGAGCCCATCAGGATTGATGATCATATATTCGGCGAAACTCTCGATGGATCGAGAGGCAAGTGCTGCGTAGCGTGCCAGCGCTTCCTCCGCCTCAGTGAGGCGGCCGAGATGGCCATAGCTTGCCGCCAGGAACGCATACCCGCGCGGATGAGGCTTTTGCCTGACGAACTCCTTGCCGAGCGCGACAGCGTCCTCGAACCGCCTCTGTTGAAAACGTGCCCAAGACAGGAGTCCCACCAGATTGGGCACGTCGGGACCAAGCGGGTCCAAATGCCTCGAACGTTCGAGATGTTCGATCGCGATCTCATTGTGACCAACCCGCAAATGGATGATCCCGCTCATGAACCAGCCAATGGGCGATCCAGGATTGAGATCAATTGCTCTGTCGCAAAGGACGATTGCCGCCTCGATGTCGCGCTCCAGGCCAGCGATGACCGATGCGGCATTTGCGAGGACGTCGGCGTCGTCACTGGCGACGGCCAGCGCATGATGCGCCATTTCAATCCCCCTGAGGCGGTCGGCCTCTGGTCGCGTGGCCCACTCGAATAGCCGGCTGATGTTGTGGCACACGGCGCCCAGAGCCAAAGCGGGACCGTAATTCGGGTCGAGCGCTACGGCGCGTTCGATCAGCTCCAGCGCCTCCAAGGTTCCCAATTTGGTGTAGCTGCGATGCAGCGGCCAGGCCCGCAGGTAAAGGTCGTAACTGCTCATGTTTTGAGTGGGCCTCCGCGGCATCTTGCGGATTTCGGCCTGCTGCAGGCTCGGCTCGATGCGCGCGGCGACCGCAAGCGCGACCCTGTCCTGAAGACCGAAAACATCTTCGAGCGAGTCGTCGAACCGTTCGGCCCATAGCTGAGAACCGTCGGCGGCGTCGATCAGTTTGACCGCAATGCGGACCCGGCCGGCTGCCTTCCGAACGCTGCCTTCGAGAAGATATGCGACTCCCAGCCGCTTACCGGCTTCCTGTGGCTCGAGGTTTTTACCCTTGAGCGACAAGCTCGATCCGCCCGCAATCACGAAGATCGTCCGAATCCGAGAAAGAGACGTGGCGATCTCCTCCAGCATGCCATCAACGAAATATTCCTGTTCGGCGTCGCCCGCGATGTTCGCAAAGGGCATGATAGCGATCGAGGGCTTGCCGGCGCGGCCGTTCAATTCGGTAACCCCTGCGGACGGGCTCAGTCCCAGTTTCGCCGCGATCCCGTTCAAAACCTGAGTCCAGCCCTGGGCATCGGTTTCGCCACGCCATAGCCGGAGGTCCGCGCACTCAATTTCATCGAACGGCATCGGCACTGGCGATCCATCCAGGGTGAGCTGAACGAGCTTACCGAGAGCGCGGGCCCGGCTGGCTTCGGAACAAACCCAATCGGAGCGGGCCGCATCTGCCGACCAGAGCACCAGGACCGACCTAGCCGCGCAGAGCTGCTCTTCTATCGTTTTCCTGAAGCCTTGGTGGGCCTGCAGTTGGGTATCTCTCCAAACGTCATGCCCGTGCGCGCGAAGTGCGTCAGCAATCCTATCGGCCTGCTTCGCCGTTGACCTTGCGTAAGATATGAAGACGTCTGACATGGCGGTTCAGCAGTTTACCACAGGGATCCGACGTCAGTAACGCAACGAAGTTCGCTGGTGAGCTAGTGTCTGCTTTGGGTCGAAAGCGGACATTAGCCTGCGCTTTGTGCTGAGCCCTCCGACAATGGATCATGAGCGAAGACGAGCCAAGCGAAGCTTAGCGCCAAGAGGCCTGTCGCTGCGCCGGCCCCGATAAGCGTTGGCGGCAATTTGCCGCGCGAGGCGGCTTTTCCGAGCGTGAGCGCCGCGGTGGCGAAGAGGATGAGGTTTCCGAGCCCGAGCGGCCGGGCATAGATGCCGCCGATCCGGTTGCGGCGGCTCATCCAATCCATCGCCGCGAAACCGATCAGGCTGCCGCCGAGCAGCTGGATGAAGATGGGCAGTGCGCTCGATGCGGCGCCGTCGATCGCCCGGGCAATTTCGACCGGTGCGAACAGGCCGGCAAGCCCGGCGATAAACAGAATGATCGCGCCTAGCGTGAGGATAAACCGTCCGGCCATGATCCAGCCCGTTCCACAATCCGTAGCTAGCAGCAACCGGGGTGACGGTCCCACACCCGGCTCGCCAAGACTGTGTTATGTGTGTAATACGCACCGCAAGGGTCGCAAGGGGCTATCGAATGCGCAGGTTCGTCAAATGGATCGTTGCGGCTGCCGGTGTCGCAATGGCGGCGGATGCCGGTTTGAGCGTGCCGACCCCGGAGCGCGCGGCGCCGCCAAGACTGTTGCCAACAGGTGACGGGATCGACCGTTCGGCGCTCGACATGGGCACGGACCCGTGCACGAA
Coding sequences within:
- a CDS encoding LptA/OstA family protein, yielding MRVRFTGIILATAAFAATAAIAQVRQEQPTSALKGHNSNAPVDVTADRIEVQDRADRAMFVGNVHVTQAELMLDTPRLTVAYAGGTGGAGVQIKRLDAAGGVTIKSPSETARGDFGIYDLDRKLITLLGNVELIRDQNRVNGARLTIDLDTGRAVVDGGPPGVNASGGRVTGHFTVPQRQQQ
- the lptB gene encoding LPS export ABC transporter ATP-binding protein gives rise to the protein MNEAAIIERPAIDTRRANDGLEVRSIAKSYDKRAVLHDVSLDVHRGEVVGLLGPNGAGKTTCFYSVMGLVKPDSGRIFLDGNDITELPMYRRAILGLGYLPQETSIFRGMSVEGNIMAVLEAAEPDRSVRAARLEQLLSEFGLTGLRESPAMALSGGERRRCEIARALAANPSIMLLDEPFAGIDPISISDIRELVRELKSREIGVLITDHNVRETLDIVDRACIIYDGQVLFAGTPEALVADQEVRRLYLGESFAL
- the rpoN gene encoding RNA polymerase factor sigma-54, whose product is MGLGPSLSIRQSQQLVLTPQLRQAIQLLQLSNLELDAFLAEELSKNPLLEAQSGDGDAQPAADYSGEERDNDDAPDDPGADNLIAGQADDDRPMDMDWQSEALEIDSFNDVVTSGSAEEAFDFDRVEFAASSLAEHLQMQLHGHSGDVGDLARILAEALEETGYLTVPLGEIAELTDAPLASVEQALVLLQGLEPAGVGARSLAECLALQAKAADRYDPAMARLIDNLDLLSKGRTSDLKRICGVDDEDLADMFRELRAYDPKPGCQFSSAAAEDVTPDVFVKPLKAGFAVELNQSTLPRLLVNRRYYQELKSGPQDKTSRAWLSECLQSANWLVKALDQRARTIVKVVSEIVKRQQGFFERGVAAMKPMTLREVAEAIGMHESTVSRVTSNKYLLCDRGLYELKYFFGSGVASTEGDGAAAEAVKAGIKELIEAETDILSDDAIAGLLKQRGFDVARRTVVKYREAMGIGSSIQRRRQRKIGG
- a CDS encoding endonuclease/exonuclease/phosphatase family protein — protein: MAVVGAPVTSGASITLASYNMRKAVGLDRRRDPKRVLDVLQEIDADIVALQEADKRVGGRGSAVPHELIDRHGTYKPVHLGVRHKRMFDKVRKHSDRLLKLNTRNLGWHGNAILVKQHIGVLDAVALELPTLEPRGAVIAELLIDERPLRVVGMHLDLSGLWRKRQMRAIMEAVAARPQKMPTVLMGDTNEWRTAAGCLNDLCDEFHIAPTGNSFHARHPVAALDRIIVDKNLDIEAAGVHMSPAARKASDHLPIWARVKA
- the gyrB gene encoding DNA topoisomerase (ATP-hydrolyzing) subunit B, whose amino-acid sequence is MATDPNQNSYGAESIKVLKGLDAVRKRPGMYIGDTDDGSGLHHMVFEVSDNAIDEALAGHCDRILIQLNPDGSVTVEDNGRGIPTGIHPEEGVSAAEVIMTQLHAGGKFENTSDDNAYKVSGGLHGVGVSVVNALSEYLDLTIWRDGEEHYMQFRHGDAVAPLKVVGKAPEGKKGTRVTFLPSPETFKITEFDFERLEHRYRELAFLNSGVRMILADARHEERVEHELYYEGGIAAFVKYLDRAKNPLFPEPIAISAVRDGIGIDVALEWNDSYYENVLPFTNNIPQRDGGTHLAAFRAALTRTLNAYADKSGMLKKEKVSLTGDDMREGLTAIVSVKLPDPKFSSQTKDKLVSSEVRQPLEALMGDKMSEWLEEHPADARAIIQKVIDAAAAREAARKARDASRKTVMGVTGLPGKLHDCRERDPARSELFIVEGDSAGGSAKSGRNSEFQAILPIRGKILNVERARTDRMLSSKEIISLIQAMGTGIGREEFNLEKLRYHKIIIMTDADVDGAHIRTLLLTFFYRQMPELVEAGHLLIAQPPLYKATRGKAVEYLKDEAALDDYLVRGGVQLTSLDGIGSGQPLLALVDHARRLRTLMHYAPRRYDPVIVETLALGGALDPAINAAERTKRLAEVTRRLDQGDPEARWTARMTDEGGFHFERLWRGVTDHHIIEAAFIASAEARKLHTLAAEQAEIYAGARKLVSIKATSGEMAEVSETSEETDGDEAALTIGKGETLVARPSQLLDAILAAGRKGLSIQRYKGLGEMNAEQLWETTLDPLNRSMLRVAIDQADVADEIFTRLMGDVVEPRREFIQDNALNVANLDV
- a CDS encoding tetratricopeptide repeat protein, yielding MPFDEIECADLRLWRGETDAQGWTQVLNGIAAKLGLSPSAGVTELNGRAGKPSIAIMPFANIAGDAEQEYFVDGMLEEIATSLSRIRTIFVIAGGSSLSLKGKNLEPQEAGKRLGVAYLLEGSVRKAAGRVRIAVKLIDAADGSQLWAERFDDSLEDVFGLQDRVALAVAARIEPSLQQAEIRKMPRRPTQNMSSYDLYLRAWPLHRSYTKLGTLEALELIERAVALDPNYGPALALGAVCHNISRLFEWATRPEADRLRGIEMAHHALAVASDDADVLANAASVIAGLERDIEAAIVLCDRAIDLNPGSPIGWFMSGIIHLRVGHNEIAIEHLERSRHLDPLGPDVPNLVGLLSWARFQQRRFEDAVALGKEFVRQKPHPRGYAFLAASYGHLGRLTEAEEALARYAALASRSIESFAEYMIINPDGLSLFLNGIELARGNPRASERAAP